The genomic window GGCGCATCGTGGAACGAGGCGCCGGATTTGGGCCTAGACGGCGTCGCGCGCGTCGCCCACCTGCGCGGCGCGGACGCCGACCCGGCCGCGCCGCCCGACCTGCTCGTCGAGGTCCCGCACGGGGCCGATCGACGCGAGCACTACGACGCGCTCCACGCGCGCATGGTGGGGGCGCTGCCCGAGGACCTGCACGAGTTCTTTCACGCCAACACCGACATGGGCGCGTGGGACGTGGGCCGCCGCGTGGCCGAGCGCATCCTGGCGGAGGATCCGTCGCGGAGCGCGCTCCTCGTGCGCTGCCTGATCCCGCGCACCTTCGTCGACACCAACCGCCTGGTGGACGCCGCGGACGAGCTCGGCGCGGGCGGGCTCACGGGCGGCATCCCGTCCTACGTCACGCACCCCGAAGACCGCGTCCTCCTCGAGGGGCTGCACCGCGCGTACGTCGAGCTGGCCGAGCGGGCCTACGAGGCGGTCTGCGGCGCGGGCGGCTTCGCGCTCATGCCGCACAGCTACGGCCCGCGCACGATGGGCATCGCCGCCGTCGACGCGGACATCGTGCAGGCGATCCGCGCCGCCTGGGCCCCCGACGTCTGGGCCACGTGGCCGCTCCGCCCCGAGGTGGATCTGATCACGCGCCGCCCCGACGGCGAGCGGCTCGCGCCCGCGAGCGTGGTCGAGCGCGTGCTCGCCGCCTACGCGGAGGCGGGGCTCGAGGCGGTCGAGGCGACGACCTACACCCTGCATCCGGCGACCCAGGGCGCGCGCTTCGCTGGCCGCTGGCCCGGGCAGACCCTCTGCGTCGAGGTGCGCCGCGATCTCCTGGTGGAGGAGTTCGATCTGCTGCGCGCGCTGACGCCGGAGCCGACCCGGGTCGAGCGCGCCGCGGCCCCGATCGCGGGCGCCATCCTCGAGTGGCTGCGCGCGCGCTGAGCCCTTGCCAGGCCCCGCGTGGGGAGAAGCTTGTGTCCGATGGCGCTCCACCGGCGGGCCGCGCTCGACGAGCGCGAGGACGTGTTCGGCGACCGCGCGGAGGGCGGGGCGGCGCTGGCCGAGATGCTGCTCGAGCTGGCGCCGCGCGATCCGGTGGTGGTGGCGATCCCGGCTGGCGGCGTGCCGGTCGCGGTGCCCGTCGCCGAGCGCACCGGCTGGCCGCTCGACGTCGCGGTGGTCAACAAGATCACCCTGCCGTGGAACACGGAGGCGGGCTACGGCGCGCTGGCCTTCGACGGGACGCTCCGGCTCCACCACGCGCTCATCAGAGAGGTGGGGCTCGACCGCGCGCAGGTGGAGGAGGGCATCGCCCACACCCGGGTCAAGGTGGAGCGGCGGGTGCGTCGCCTGCGCGGGGAGGGCGGCGCGCCTTTGGTGCGTGAGCGGACGGCGATCCTCGTCGACGATGGGCTCGCGAGCGGCTTCACCATGCACGTGGCGCTGCTCGCGGTGAGGGCGTGC from Sandaracinaceae bacterium includes these protein-coding regions:
- a CDS encoding phosphoribosyltransferase family protein; this encodes MALHRRAALDEREDVFGDRAEGGAALAEMLLELAPRDPVVVAIPAGGVPVAVPVAERTGWPLDVAVVNKITLPWNTEAGYGALAFDGTLRLHHALIREVGLDRAQVEEGIAHTRVKVERRVRRLRGEGGAPLVRERTAILVDDGLASGFTMHVALLAVRACGAGRVIVAAPTGHEVACRRLAKEAHEVVCPNVRAGLPFAVANAYERWQSVPEVVADELLRPFRARDGRWAAEGLE